Proteins found in one Gemmatimonadaceae bacterium genomic segment:
- a CDS encoding glycoside hydrolase family 5 protein: MRFLAALSAVCLAIPLAAQSPTYVDSAGVFRWTTSKQEVALFGVNYAAPFAYDYRAIGRLGLNRKAAIDADVAHLARLGVDAFRIHVWDREVSDTLGTLLINEHLDLFDYLLWKLEQRGIKAILTPIAWWGSGYPEPDPAEPGFSARFPKSEMGRNPRALPPQRRYLEQFVAHVNPYTRKAYGADPNIVAFELFNEPHHDGMTAAAITAYINSLVDAARRGGAQQPIFYNITEHFRPEQATAVCGANIQGVSGQWYPTGLVRGAELPQNPLPNVDRYAVPFAGEPLCRDKARMIYEFDAADVLRPVMYPAMARAFRTAGFQWATQFAYDPMAVAYSNTEYQTHFLNLAYTPAKAISLLIAGEAFRRVPRGYDAGTYPTTARFGWPGGEVRLDAAGAGVSELLTDTLFAYAGTTTTTPSSMRTLKHVAGVGSSPVVRYGGSGAYFLDKLAPGVWRLEVMPDAEPVIDPFTYGTLTRAVTRIVHRAQPMTLRLPELAGGVRLRPLNSGNRWQPAGMGTTFTVKPGVYLLTTATAKPSAYTPSRALRGGALGDYYAPAPTADSLVATATAAYRRLTQNDSAREAWSYRVPASAKAVFDAGRDYARVITPGYMEGVRYRSELVPAYNSVPAAWRMAIDDFGGTAWHVAFRAVMPAGLTQTGDTLLITGRSATPVPVQIALVLRDGSAFGTRVTFDSKVTTVRVPLSELSRVPLVLLPRPYPTFQPYDLLSDAMGPLELAQLEGVQFGVAKAEGRVVVEITRVVVK, from the coding sequence ATGCGCTTTCTGGCCGCCCTCTCCGCCGTCTGCCTGGCGATCCCCCTCGCTGCCCAGTCGCCCACCTACGTCGACTCGGCTGGTGTCTTCCGGTGGACGACCTCCAAACAGGAAGTCGCGCTCTTCGGGGTGAACTACGCCGCCCCCTTCGCCTACGACTATCGGGCCATCGGCCGCCTGGGGCTCAATCGCAAGGCCGCCATCGACGCCGATGTCGCCCACCTCGCGCGACTCGGTGTGGATGCCTTTCGCATTCATGTGTGGGATCGCGAAGTCAGCGATACGCTCGGCACACTGCTCATCAACGAGCATCTCGATCTGTTCGACTATCTGCTCTGGAAGCTCGAGCAGCGCGGCATCAAGGCCATTCTCACCCCCATCGCCTGGTGGGGGAGCGGCTATCCGGAGCCGGATCCCGCCGAGCCCGGCTTCTCGGCGCGCTTCCCCAAAAGCGAGATGGGGCGGAACCCGCGCGCGTTGCCGCCGCAGCGACGCTACCTGGAGCAGTTCGTGGCCCATGTGAATCCGTATACCCGCAAGGCGTACGGCGCCGATCCGAACATCGTGGCGTTCGAACTGTTCAACGAACCGCATCATGACGGCATGACAGCCGCGGCGATCACGGCGTACATCAACAGCCTCGTGGACGCCGCGCGCCGCGGTGGGGCGCAACAGCCGATCTTCTACAACATCACCGAGCACTTCCGCCCCGAGCAGGCCACGGCGGTGTGCGGCGCGAATATTCAGGGCGTGAGCGGACAGTGGTATCCTACCGGGCTCGTGCGCGGCGCCGAGCTGCCGCAGAACCCGCTGCCAAATGTGGATCGCTATGCGGTCCCGTTTGCGGGGGAACCGCTCTGTCGCGACAAGGCGCGGATGATCTACGAGTTCGACGCCGCCGACGTCCTGCGCCCGGTGATGTATCCGGCCATGGCGCGCGCCTTTCGCACGGCGGGTTTTCAATGGGCCACACAGTTTGCGTATGACCCGATGGCGGTGGCCTACAGCAACACGGAATATCAGACGCACTTCCTGAACCTGGCGTACACGCCGGCCAAGGCCATTAGCCTGCTGATTGCCGGTGAAGCGTTTCGCCGGGTGCCTCGCGGGTATGACGCGGGGACCTACCCCACGACCGCGCGCTTCGGGTGGCCGGGTGGTGAGGTGCGTCTCGACGCCGCGGGAGCGGGGGTGAGCGAACTCCTGACCGATACCTTGTTCGCATACGCCGGCACCACCACCACGACGCCATCCTCGATGCGTACGCTCAAACACGTTGCGGGCGTGGGTTCGTCGCCCGTGGTGCGGTACGGCGGCAGCGGCGCGTACTTCCTGGACAAGCTGGCCCCCGGTGTGTGGCGCCTCGAGGTGATGCCCGACGCCGAGCCGGTGATCGATCCCTTCACGTACGGCACGCTCACACGCGCGGTGACGCGCATCGTGCATCGCGCACAGCCCATGACGCTGCGGCTGCCGGAGCTTGCGGGCGGTGTGCGCCTGCGTCCCCTCAACAGCGGCAATCGCTGGCAGCCGGCAGGGATGGGCACCACGTTCACGGTGAAGCCGGGCGTGTATCTCCTGACCACCGCGACGGCCAAGCCCTCGGCGTACACCCCATCCCGCGCGCTGCGTGGCGGCGCGTTGGGCGACTACTACGCGCCGGCGCCCACGGCCGACTCGCTGGTGGCCACGGCCACCGCCGCGTATCGCCGGCTTACGCAGAACGACTCCGCGCGCGAGGCGTGGTCGTATCGCGTCCCCGCCTCAGCCAAGGCCGTCTTCGATGCCGGTCGCGATTATGCGCGGGTGATCACCCCGGGGTACATGGAGGGCGTGCGCTATCGCTCCGAACTGGTGCCGGCGTACAACAGCGTCCCCGCGGCGTGGCGCATGGCGATCGATGACTTTGGCGGCACGGCGTGGCATGTCGCATTCCGCGCCGTGATGCCGGCCGGCCTCACGCAAACCGGCGACACGCTGCTCATCACCGGTCGCTCGGCGACCCCGGTGCCGGTGCAGATCGCGCTGGTGCTGCGTGATGGCTCGGCGTTCGGCACCCGGGTGACGTTCGACAGCAAGGTGACGACCGTGCGCGTCCCGCTGTCGGAGTTGTCACGCGTGCCGTTGGTCCTGCTGCCGCGACCGTATCCGACGTTTCAGCCGTATGACCTGCTGAGTGATGCGATGGGGCCGCTGGAGTTGGCGCAGCTGGAGGGGGTGCAGTTTGGGGTGGCGAAGGCGGAGGGACGGGTGGTGGTGGAGATCACGCGCGTCGTCGTGAAGTAG
- a CDS encoding serine hydrolase, with protein MRPYVPLLLPLFLAAAPLHAQAAPQDLCTGHWDGRITLPAAALDFDVDFVRSANGDCTGDLSIPAQQARDVKLSNVRVRGDSVHFEMGGVPGTPTFDGAAAADRRTISGAFTQATLKVSFSMTRGASPAERARKALEGFDAWVDSARTAWKVAGLSVGIVVNGEVVYLKGHGYRDVEKKLPVTPNTLFAIGSSSKAFTTFAMASLVEQGKLAWDVPLRTYLPWFKLTDEAVAQRLTPRDLVTHRSGMPRHDALWYNNNWATREELVRRLAYLPLNADLREKFQYNNLMFLTAGYLVGSLTGKTWEEGVSQLVLTPLGMSRTNFSVAQSKADADHAEPYEVRKDTIAHIPFRDITLVGPAGSINSSAADMTRWVTMHLAGGKLEGKQIVRADLVKDMYRPYTPIGGITANPELGPQSYGLGWFVDTYRGHYRAEHGGNIDGFTASVTLLPNDNIGIVVLANQNGAALPQLLSRHAMDRLFGGDRKDWSGLALAASKASAAANLAGAATADSLRTVGTTPQHKLADYVGAYADSGYGALRVTMERDTLVLTYNNITAKLQHWHYETFRALRNPADPALEGMTVTFRTDARGRVDGAVLPIEPAVKPVAFGRQPDARLRDAAFLQTLVGRYKSALGEIAITLAGSTLTATQSTGASTVLDPGLGLEFQSRANTSVSMQFVVDAAGKVTALRSIQPGVVMTWARVP; from the coding sequence CGCTGCCCCGCTCCACGCGCAAGCCGCCCCGCAGGATCTCTGCACCGGCCACTGGGATGGCCGCATCACGCTCCCCGCCGCCGCGCTCGACTTCGATGTCGACTTCGTGCGCAGTGCGAACGGCGACTGCACCGGCGATCTGTCCATTCCCGCGCAGCAGGCGCGCGATGTGAAGCTGTCGAACGTGCGCGTGCGCGGTGACTCGGTACACTTCGAGATGGGCGGCGTCCCCGGCACGCCCACGTTTGATGGGGCCGCCGCGGCCGACCGGCGCACGATCAGCGGCGCGTTCACGCAGGCGACCCTCAAAGTCAGCTTCAGCATGACGCGCGGGGCATCGCCTGCCGAACGGGCGCGCAAGGCGCTCGAGGGCTTTGATGCGTGGGTGGATTCGGCGCGCACCGCGTGGAAGGTGGCCGGCCTGTCGGTCGGCATCGTGGTGAACGGCGAAGTCGTGTACCTCAAAGGCCACGGCTACCGCGACGTCGAGAAGAAGCTCCCGGTCACGCCCAACACCCTCTTCGCCATCGGATCATCCAGCAAGGCGTTCACGACGTTTGCGATGGCATCGCTCGTGGAGCAGGGCAAGCTCGCGTGGGATGTCCCGCTGCGGACGTATCTGCCGTGGTTCAAGCTCACCGACGAAGCCGTGGCCCAGCGCCTGACGCCGCGCGATCTCGTCACCCACCGGAGCGGCATGCCGCGGCATGACGCGCTCTGGTACAACAACAACTGGGCGACGCGCGAAGAGCTGGTGCGGCGCCTGGCGTATCTGCCACTCAACGCCGATCTGCGCGAGAAATTCCAGTACAACAACCTGATGTTCCTCACCGCCGGCTACCTCGTCGGGAGCCTCACGGGCAAGACGTGGGAAGAGGGCGTCAGCCAGCTCGTCCTCACGCCGCTCGGCATGTCGCGCACGAACTTCAGCGTGGCGCAGAGCAAGGCCGACGCCGATCACGCGGAGCCGTACGAAGTGCGCAAGGATACCATCGCGCACATCCCCTTCCGCGATATCACGCTGGTGGGGCCCGCCGGCTCGATCAACTCGAGCGCGGCGGACATGACGCGCTGGGTCACGATGCATCTCGCCGGCGGAAAGCTGGAGGGCAAGCAGATCGTGCGCGCGGACCTCGTGAAGGACATGTACCGCCCCTACACCCCCATCGGCGGCATCACCGCCAACCCCGAGCTCGGCCCGCAGAGCTATGGCCTCGGCTGGTTCGTGGACACCTATCGCGGGCACTATCGCGCCGAACATGGCGGCAACATCGACGGCTTCACCGCCAGCGTGACGCTGCTCCCCAACGACAACATCGGCATCGTGGTGCTCGCCAATCAGAACGGTGCGGCGCTGCCGCAGCTACTGTCGCGCCACGCGATGGATCGGCTCTTCGGTGGCGATCGCAAGGACTGGAGCGGCCTCGCGCTCGCCGCCTCCAAGGCCAGCGCCGCCGCCAATCTCGCCGGCGCCGCCACCGCCGACAGCCTGCGCACCGTGGGCACCACGCCACAGCACAAGCTGGCCGACTACGTGGGGGCCTACGCCGACAGCGGCTACGGCGCGCTGCGGGTGACGATGGAGCGCGACACGCTCGTGCTCACCTACAACAACATCACCGCCAAGCTGCAGCACTGGCACTACGAGACGTTCCGCGCTCTGCGCAACCCCGCCGATCCGGCGCTCGAAGGGATGACGGTCACCTTCCGCACCGACGCCCGCGGCCGCGTCGATGGCGCCGTACTCCCCATCGAGCCCGCCGTGAAGCCGGTCGCCTTTGGCCGCCAACCCGACGCGCGCCTCCGCGACGCCGCGTTTCTGCAGACACTCGTGGGCCGCTACAAGAGCGCCCTGGGCGAGATCGCGATCACCCTCGCCGGCAGCACGCTGACCGCCACGCAGTCCACCGGTGCCAGCACCGTCCTCGACCCGGGGCTCGGCCTCGAGTTCCAGTCACGCGCGAACACCTCGGTGTCGATGCAGTTCGTGGTTGATGCGGCGGGGAAGGTGACGGCGCTCCGGTCGATTCAGCCGGGGGTGGTGATGACGTGGGCGAGGGTGCCGTGA